The bacterium genome includes a window with the following:
- a CDS encoding M20 family metallo-hydrolase — MGKKQERLIRANRSRLRSEFNAQAEIGKFGKTGLARIALTPEYNRIRRLVEGWMKRAGLKTRVDAVGNLYGRKEGRGKGLPAVMVGSHLDSQNPGGRFDGAGGVLTALEAVRRIGESGAAHDHPIEVVAFIGEESASGMTVFGSSVATGIADAAALRACVHPPSGKSMYDAVRAAGGNPARLKSCLLRKKDLKCYLELHIEQGPILEVHRTPIGVVDVVVSYIRGEIEFAGVTAHSGGQPMAYRQDAGMAAAAYMVEMEAIARRAPERQRVTMTFGEIGFDPGWVTIVPGGAHITFDLRARTKPALEAMLRRMRTTLSRLSKQRRVKGRLRVIQKLPPCPASPGIRRAIARGAEAAGYKWMSLASGGVHDACCMAALCPMGMIFIPSVKGLSHTPEEFTRFADLAAGADVTIGALLRLADKRVRV; from the coding sequence ATGGGGAAGAAACAGGAAAGGCTCATCCGCGCCAACCGCTCCCGCCTCAGGAGCGAATTCAACGCCCAGGCCGAGATCGGGAAATTCGGGAAAACCGGGCTCGCCCGCATCGCCCTCACCCCGGAGTACAACCGCATCCGGAGGCTGGTCGAGGGCTGGATGAAGAGGGCCGGTCTCAAAACGCGGGTGGACGCCGTCGGGAACCTCTACGGGCGGAAAGAGGGCCGCGGAAAGGGCCTCCCCGCCGTCATGGTGGGCTCCCATCTGGACAGCCAGAACCCGGGCGGAAGGTTCGACGGGGCGGGAGGCGTCCTCACCGCACTCGAAGCGGTGCGCCGCATCGGCGAGAGCGGCGCCGCGCACGATCATCCCATCGAGGTGGTGGCCTTCATCGGGGAGGAGTCGGCGAGCGGGATGACGGTCTTCGGCAGCAGCGTGGCGACCGGAATCGCGGACGCCGCCGCCCTTCGCGCCTGCGTACACCCGCCCTCCGGAAAATCAATGTATGACGCCGTTCGGGCCGCGGGCGGAAACCCCGCCCGGCTGAAGAGCTGCCTGCTTCGGAAGAAGGACCTCAAGTGCTACCTCGAGCTGCACATCGAGCAGGGGCCGATCCTGGAGGTCCATCGGACCCCCATCGGGGTGGTGGACGTCGTGGTGAGCTACATCCGCGGCGAGATCGAATTCGCCGGGGTGACGGCCCACTCGGGCGGCCAGCCGATGGCCTACCGGCAGGACGCCGGAATGGCGGCGGCGGCCTACATGGTGGAGATGGAAGCCATCGCCCGGCGGGCTCCCGAGCGCCAGCGCGTCACCATGACTTTCGGAGAGATCGGCTTCGATCCGGGGTGGGTCACCATCGTGCCGGGCGGCGCCCACATCACGTTCGACCTCAGGGCGCGGACGAAGCCCGCTCTGGAGGCCATGCTCCGCCGGATGCGCACCACCCTCTCGCGCCTCTCGAAACAGCGCCGGGTGAAGGGGAGGCTCCGCGTGATTCAGAAGCTCCCGCCCTGCCCCGCCTCGCCGGGCATACGCCGGGCCATCGCCCGCGGCGCCGAGGCGGCCGGCTACAAGTGGATGTCGCTCGCGAGCGGCGGGGTGCACGACGCCTGCTGCATGGCGGCCCTTTGCCCGATGGGGATGATCTTCATCCCCTCCGTGAAGGGACTCTCCCACACGCCGGAGGAGTTCACCCGCTTCGCGGATCTGGCCGCCGGCGCCGATGTGACCATCGGGGCGCTGCTGCGGCTGGCGGACAAAAGGGTCAGGGTCTAG
- a CDS encoding sensor domain-containing diguanylate cyclase, with protein sequence MVKHPEDIFRILVENSPDAVLAVNRQGVIRFMNAAAEEFLGRSAKRMTGEKVDFSFNSQRAQEISIIRKGKDVGVAEVLSTEARLGREKIYILTLRDITERIHTQEQLRALSDTDPLTGLLNRRGFVSAAERQLRLAQRTEREMVMYFIDLDGMKNVNDTLGHVEGDQAIIDVARILKKSFRNPDLVGRYGGDEFSVLAIEGKGRSADAIVTRLNENLKTHNSKKRGLRKLSLSVGYARYNAETNITIENLIEEADAMMYKNKQAKLRVKKKK encoded by the coding sequence ATGGTCAAACATCCTGAAGATATATTTCGAATCCTGGTGGAGAACTCCCCCGATGCCGTTCTTGCAGTCAACCGGCAGGGCGTCATTCGCTTCATGAACGCGGCGGCGGAGGAATTCCTGGGGCGCAGCGCGAAGCGGATGACGGGAGAGAAAGTGGATTTTTCCTTCAACTCTCAGCGCGCGCAGGAGATCAGTATCATCCGGAAGGGAAAGGACGTGGGAGTGGCCGAGGTGCTTTCGACGGAGGCCCGGCTGGGCCGGGAGAAGATCTACATTTTGACGCTGCGGGACATTACCGAAAGAATCCACACGCAGGAGCAGCTTCGGGCGCTCTCGGATACCGATCCGCTCACCGGCCTGCTCAACCGCAGAGGGTTTGTGTCGGCCGCGGAGCGGCAGTTGCGCCTGGCGCAGCGTACCGAACGGGAGATGGTGATGTACTTTATCGATCTCGATGGCATGAAAAATGTGAACGACACCCTGGGTCACGTCGAAGGGGACCAGGCCATCATCGATGTCGCCCGCATCCTCAAAAAGTCTTTCCGGAACCCCGATCTGGTCGGCCGCTATGGCGGGGACGAGTTTTCCGTTCTGGCCATCGAGGGCAAGGGAAGAAGCGCGGATGCAATCGTCACGCGCTTGAACGAAAACCTCAAAACGCACAACAGCAAAAAAAGGGGACTGCGCAAGCTCAGCCTCAGCGTCGGCTACGCCCGTTACAACGCGGAGACGAATATCACGATCGAAAATTTGATCGAGGAGGCCGACGCCATGATGTACAAGAACAAGCAAGCCAAACTCCGCGTCAAGAAGAAAAAGTAA